From the Pseudomonas putida genome, one window contains:
- a CDS encoding S9 family peptidase yields the protein MPTKPQPPIARQDQAADPYAWLQQRDTPQVLDYLQAENAYQEACLADQAPLREQLFEEIKGRILETDLSLPSPWGPYLYYTRTTAGDEYPRHYRCPRPADDSNTVDESQEQLLLDPNALANGGFLSLGAFSVSPDHRLLAYSLDTSGDEIYSLYVKDLTSGNLAALPFDDCDGSMTWANDSQTLFFAELDDTHRPWRLRRHTLGEADATTVFEEADGRFFLHCYRTSSERQLVLLLNSKTTSEAWVLDASTPQAAFTCLAPRVEGHEYFPDHGQLDGQWRWFIRTNQDGINFALCHAPATPVPSRDQWQVLVPHRDDIMLEGLSLNAEALTLSLREGGLPIIEVRPQGLAPYRVELPDAAYSLYVQDSLEFASRRVRLRYEALNRPAQVRQLELATGAQEVLKQTPVLGQFDADDYVSQRLWATAPDGTQVPISLVRRRQDQGKTVPLYLYGYGAYGESLDPWFSHARLSLLQRGVAFAIAHVRGGGELGEAWYRAGKQEHKHNTFSDFIACAEHLIAEGVTAPERLAISGGSAGGLLMGAVLNLRPELFRCAIAEVPFVDVLNTMLDPELPLTVTEYDEWGNPEEPEVYARIKAYAPYENVSAQAYPAMLVVAGYNDSRVQYWEAAKWVARLRTRKTDDNLLLLKTEMGAGHGGMSGRYQGLRDVALEYAFVFGELGVV from the coding sequence ATGCCAACCAAGCCCCAGCCCCCCATTGCCCGCCAGGACCAGGCCGCCGATCCCTACGCCTGGCTGCAACAGCGCGACACCCCGCAAGTGCTCGATTACCTGCAGGCGGAAAACGCCTATCAGGAGGCCTGCCTGGCCGACCAGGCGCCACTGCGCGAGCAGTTGTTCGAAGAGATCAAGGGCCGCATCCTCGAAACCGACCTGTCGCTGCCCTCGCCCTGGGGCCCGTACCTCTATTACACCCGCACCACCGCGGGCGACGAGTACCCGCGCCACTACCGCTGCCCGCGCCCGGCGGACGACTCCAACACAGTCGATGAAAGCCAGGAACAACTGCTGCTCGACCCCAATGCCCTGGCCAACGGTGGCTTCCTGTCGCTGGGCGCGTTCAGTGTCAGCCCCGACCACCGCCTGCTGGCCTACAGCCTCGACACCAGCGGCGACGAAATCTACAGCCTGTACGTCAAGGACCTGACCAGCGGCAACCTGGCCGCCCTGCCCTTCGACGACTGCGACGGCAGCATGACCTGGGCCAACGACAGCCAGACGCTGTTCTTCGCCGAACTGGACGATACCCACCGCCCCTGGCGCCTGCGCCGCCACACCCTTGGCGAGGCCGATGCGACCACGGTGTTCGAAGAAGCCGACGGCCGCTTCTTCCTGCACTGTTACCGCACCAGCTCCGAGCGCCAGCTGGTGCTGCTGCTCAACAGCAAGACCACCAGCGAGGCCTGGGTGCTCGACGCCTCAACGCCCCAAGCGGCATTCACCTGCCTGGCGCCACGGGTCGAGGGCCACGAGTACTTCCCTGACCACGGCCAGCTCGACGGCCAGTGGCGCTGGTTCATCCGGACCAATCAGGACGGCATCAACTTCGCCCTCTGCCATGCCCCGGCCACCCCGGTCCCGAGCCGCGACCAGTGGCAGGTGCTGGTGCCGCACCGCGACGACATCATGCTCGAGGGCCTGAGCCTGAATGCCGAGGCGCTGACCCTAAGCCTGCGTGAAGGCGGCCTGCCGATCATCGAAGTACGCCCGCAGGGGCTGGCTCCCTACCGCGTCGAGTTACCCGATGCGGCCTATAGCCTGTACGTGCAAGACAGCCTGGAGTTTGCCAGCCGCCGTGTGCGCCTGCGCTATGAGGCGCTCAACCGCCCAGCCCAGGTGCGCCAGCTGGAGCTGGCCACGGGCGCCCAGGAAGTGCTCAAGCAGACGCCGGTGCTCGGCCAGTTCGACGCCGACGACTACGTCAGCCAGCGCCTGTGGGCCACCGCGCCGGACGGCACCCAGGTACCGATCAGCCTGGTGCGCCGCCGCCAAGACCAGGGCAAGACCGTGCCGCTCTACCTGTATGGTTATGGCGCCTACGGCGAAAGCCTCGACCCGTGGTTCTCCCATGCCCGCCTGAGCCTGCTGCAACGCGGCGTGGCCTTTGCCATCGCCCACGTGCGCGGCGGCGGCGAGCTGGGTGAAGCCTGGTACCGCGCTGGCAAGCAGGAACACAAGCACAACACCTTCAGCGACTTCATCGCCTGCGCCGAACACCTGATCGCTGAGGGTGTGACCGCGCCAGAGCGCCTGGCCATCAGCGGCGGCAGCGCTGGCGGCCTGCTGATGGGCGCGGTGCTCAACCTGCGCCCGGAACTGTTCCGCTGCGCCATCGCCGAGGTACCGTTCGTCGACGTGCTCAATACCATGCTCGACCCCGAGCTGCCGTTGACCGTCACCGAGTACGACGAATGGGGCAACCCCGAGGAGCCCGAGGTGTACGCGCGCATCAAGGCGTACGCGCCCTATGAAAATGTCAGCGCCCAGGCCTACCCGGCCATGCTGGTGGTGGCCGGCTACAACGACAGCCGCGTGCAGTACTGGGAGGCGGCCAAGTGGGTGGCTCGCCTGCGCACACGCAAGACCGACGACAACCTGCTGCTGCTCAAGACCGAGATGGGCGCCGGGCATGGCGGGATGAGCGGGCGGTATCAGGGGCTGCGCGATGTGGCGCTGGAATATGCGTTTGTGTTTGGGGAGCTGGGGGTGGTGTGA
- the gabP gene encoding GABA permease — MTTTSASGAGNQLAQGFKQRHVTMLSIAGVIGAGLFIGSGHAIAAAGPSAIIAYALAGALVVLVMRMLGEMAVASPDTGSFSTYADRAIGRWAGFTIGWLYWWFWVLVIPIEAIAAGVVLNNWFPHIDAWFFALSMTVLLTATNLFSVAKYGEFEFWFAMLKVIAIVAFIALGAAALAGVLPGREVSGLPHLLEAQGGFMPNGWTAIIGALLTTMFSYLGTEAVTIAASESKDPARNIAKATRSVIWRISVFYLLSIFVIISVVPWNDPLLPVQGSYQRALEIMHIPYAKLLVDMVVLVAVASCLNSSIYISSRMLYSLSKRGDAPGFIQRTSKVGVPRAAVIGSTLIGMLATIVNYFAPAEVFAFLLASSGSIALLVYLAIAFSQLRMRAILQRQNVEIAFKMWLYPWLTYAVIGFIVFALGTMFVMPQHRMEVSLTLALALVILLLGVITSKRHERREALAAA; from the coding sequence ATGACAACGACAAGCGCGAGTGGCGCCGGCAATCAGCTGGCGCAAGGCTTCAAGCAACGCCACGTGACCATGCTTTCCATCGCCGGGGTAATCGGCGCCGGGCTGTTCATCGGTTCCGGGCACGCCATCGCCGCCGCAGGGCCTTCAGCCATCATCGCCTACGCACTGGCCGGCGCCCTGGTGGTGCTGGTGATGCGCATGCTCGGCGAAATGGCGGTCGCCAGCCCCGACACAGGCTCCTTCTCCACCTATGCCGACCGTGCCATCGGGCGCTGGGCCGGGTTCACCATCGGATGGCTGTACTGGTGGTTCTGGGTACTGGTCATCCCCATTGAAGCCATCGCCGCCGGCGTGGTGCTCAACAACTGGTTCCCGCACATCGATGCCTGGTTTTTCGCCCTGAGCATGACCGTGCTGCTGACCGCCACCAACCTGTTCAGCGTGGCCAAGTACGGTGAATTCGAGTTCTGGTTCGCCATGCTCAAGGTCATCGCCATCGTCGCATTCATCGCCTTGGGCGCCGCAGCGTTGGCCGGAGTGTTGCCGGGTCGTGAAGTCAGTGGCCTGCCGCACCTGCTGGAAGCGCAGGGCGGATTCATGCCCAACGGCTGGACGGCGATCATCGGCGCCTTGCTTACCACCATGTTCAGCTATCTGGGTACCGAAGCGGTGACCATCGCCGCGTCGGAATCCAAGGACCCGGCGCGCAACATCGCCAAGGCTACCCGCTCGGTGATCTGGCGCATCAGCGTGTTCTACCTGCTGTCGATCTTCGTGATCATCTCGGTGGTGCCCTGGAACGACCCGCTGCTGCCGGTACAGGGTTCCTACCAGCGTGCGCTGGAAATCATGCACATCCCGTATGCCAAGTTGCTGGTGGACATGGTGGTACTGGTGGCGGTGGCCAGCTGCCTGAACTCGTCGATCTACATTTCTTCGCGCATGCTCTATTCGCTGAGCAAGCGCGGTGACGCCCCGGGCTTCATCCAGCGCACCTCCAAGGTTGGCGTGCCCCGTGCGGCGGTGATCGGCAGCACGCTGATCGGCATGCTGGCGACCATCGTCAACTACTTCGCGCCAGCCGAGGTGTTTGCCTTCCTGCTGGCCAGCTCAGGCTCGATCGCCTTGCTGGTTTACCTGGCCATCGCCTTCTCGCAGCTGCGCATGCGCGCCATCCTGCAGCGGCAGAACGTCGAGATCGCCTTCAAGATGTGGCTGTATCCATGGCTGACCTATGCGGTGATTGGCTTCATCGTGTTCGCCCTGGGCACCATGTTCGTGATGCCGCAACACCGCATGGAAGTGTCGCTGACCTTGGCCTTGGCGCTGGTGATCCTGCTGCTGGGCGTGATTACCAGCAAGCGGCATGAACGGCGGGAGGCGTTGGCTGCTGCCTGA
- a CDS encoding MFS transporter — MTSPNLSIEEVPINNFHQLLTLRSGGGSFVDGYVLSIIGVAMVQMSAGLNLTSFWQGMIAASALIGIFFGGFFGGWLTDRLGRKRVFFVGPVLFMLASVAQFWVESALALFLLRFVIGIAVGIEYPVATSLLVEFLPKKNRGPRLATLTVLWFAGAATAYMAGEAILRHGGDDAWRLVLASAAVIGALLFAIRLGTPESPRWLISKGRSAEAEQVIKQVYGNGFSLKNLPEEPKTRKLSFLSLLHSGYGKRMLFVTMFWTCSVIPVFAVYAFAPKVLGALNLKGDWAAIGSVAITCLFVVGCIIGTRLLNTIGRRTTLLHSFFWSGLALLGLGAFSNGNEMLILVLFGAYALFIGGAQVLQLVYPNELFPTEIRAGAVGVGTSMSRIGAAVGTWLVPIALDSYGIGATMYAAAAVTFVGLAFSVALAPETRSLNLQQAASLG, encoded by the coding sequence ATGACAAGTCCGAATCTTTCGATTGAAGAAGTACCGATCAACAACTTCCACCAGTTGCTGACCTTGCGTTCCGGTGGCGGTTCGTTCGTCGATGGCTATGTGCTGAGCATCATTGGCGTGGCCATGGTGCAGATGTCCGCCGGCCTCAACCTGACCAGTTTCTGGCAGGGCATGATCGCCGCCTCGGCGTTGATCGGCATCTTCTTCGGTGGCTTCTTTGGCGGCTGGCTGACCGACCGCCTGGGCCGCAAACGGGTGTTCTTCGTCGGCCCGGTCCTGTTCATGCTGGCTTCGGTCGCGCAGTTCTGGGTGGAGTCGGCGCTGGCCTTGTTCCTGTTGCGCTTCGTCATCGGCATCGCGGTGGGCATCGAATACCCGGTGGCGACTTCGCTGCTGGTGGAGTTCCTGCCCAAGAAGAACCGCGGCCCACGCCTGGCCACCCTGACCGTGTTGTGGTTCGCCGGTGCCGCAACGGCCTACATGGCCGGTGAAGCGATCCTGCGCCACGGTGGCGACGACGCCTGGCGCCTGGTGCTGGCCAGTGCCGCAGTGATTGGCGCACTGCTGTTCGCCATCCGCCTGGGCACCCCGGAATCGCCACGCTGGCTGATCAGCAAGGGCCGTTCGGCCGAGGCCGAGCAGGTGATCAAGCAGGTCTACGGCAACGGTTTCAGCCTGAAGAACCTGCCCGAGGAACCCAAGACCCGCAAGCTGTCGTTCCTCAGCCTGCTGCACTCCGGCTACGGCAAACGCATGCTGTTCGTCACCATGTTCTGGACCTGCTCGGTTATCCCGGTGTTCGCCGTCTACGCTTTCGCTCCAAAAGTACTGGGAGCGCTGAACCTGAAAGGGGACTGGGCGGCGATCGGCTCGGTGGCCATCACCTGCCTGTTCGTGGTCGGTTGCATCATCGGCACTCGTCTGCTGAACACCATTGGCCGACGCACCACGCTGCTGCACAGCTTCTTCTGGTCGGGGCTGGCACTGCTCGGCCTGGGCGCCTTCAGCAACGGCAACGAGATGCTCATCCTCGTGCTGTTCGGCGCCTACGCCTTGTTCATTGGCGGTGCCCAGGTGCTGCAGCTGGTCTACCCGAACGAACTGTTCCCCACCGAAATTCGCGCTGGCGCCGTGGGCGTAGGCACCTCGATGTCGCGGATCGGTGCCGCAGTCGGCACCTGGCTGGTCCCGATCGCCCTGGATAGCTATGGCATCGGAGCAACCATGTATGCCGCTGCCGCCGTGACGTTCGTCGGCCTTGCCTTCTCGGTCGCCCTGGCCCCGGAAACCCGTTCGCTGAACCTGCAACAGGCCGCTTCGTTGGGCTGA
- a CDS encoding NAD(P)/FAD-dependent oxidoreductase: MTRISSLPADDATCGWYHLSKPRTPRPAHSGHSQARWVVVGAGFTGLAAARQLATNFPDDEIVLIEAQEVGFGTSGRNAGFAIDLPHDIGAEDYIGDIDIAKTILKLNLGGQSYLKELIERYDIECQFRHCGKYQAAIEDRGIAVLDAYRRGLDKLGQPYEVIEGRDLPEHIGTHFYRKGLFTPGTALLQPSALVKGLADSLPSNVSLYEHTPITDVEYGDKVVLRHANGSITADKLVLTTNAFGMSFGFLKGRMLPVFTYGSITRPLTEDEQARLGGKPYWGVIPADPFGTTMRRTVDNRLLIRNSFSYNPDGRSNRKYLERFVERHRESFARRFPMLPGVNFEYTWGGALALSRNHMGFFGKLAPNVVGALCCNGLGVTRGTVTGKLLADWLAGDKNEMIEFLLNAPGPCANPPQPLVSLGLNANLMWGQFRAGKES; encoded by the coding sequence ATGACAAGAATAAGTTCGTTACCTGCCGATGATGCCACCTGTGGCTGGTATCACCTGAGCAAACCTCGCACGCCAAGGCCGGCCCACAGTGGTCACAGCCAGGCGCGCTGGGTGGTGGTCGGCGCCGGCTTTACCGGCCTGGCCGCTGCGCGGCAGCTGGCAACGAACTTCCCGGATGACGAGATCGTACTGATCGAGGCCCAGGAGGTCGGTTTCGGCACCTCCGGGCGCAACGCCGGTTTCGCCATCGACCTACCACACGACATTGGCGCCGAGGACTACATCGGCGACATCGACATCGCCAAGACCATCCTCAAGCTCAACCTGGGTGGCCAGTCGTACCTCAAGGAACTGATCGAGCGCTACGACATCGAGTGCCAGTTCCGCCATTGCGGCAAGTACCAGGCCGCCATCGAAGACCGTGGCATCGCCGTGCTGGATGCCTATCGCCGTGGCCTCGACAAGCTCGGCCAGCCCTACGAAGTGATCGAAGGGCGCGACCTGCCCGAGCACATCGGCACCCACTTCTACCGCAAGGGCCTGTTCACCCCGGGTACGGCACTGCTGCAGCCCTCGGCACTGGTCAAAGGCCTGGCCGACAGCCTGCCAAGCAACGTTTCCCTCTACGAACACACACCGATCACCGACGTCGAGTACGGCGACAAGGTGGTGCTGCGCCACGCCAATGGCTCGATCACTGCCGACAAGCTGGTGCTCACCACCAATGCCTTCGGCATGAGCTTCGGCTTCCTCAAGGGCCGCATGCTGCCGGTGTTCACCTACGGCAGCATCACCCGCCCGCTGACCGAGGACGAACAGGCGCGCCTGGGCGGCAAGCCCTACTGGGGTGTGATCCCGGCCGACCCGTTCGGCACCACCATGCGCCGTACCGTCGACAACCGCCTGCTGATCCGCAACAGCTTCAGCTACAACCCGGACGGGCGCAGCAACCGCAAATACCTGGAACGCTTCGTCGAGCGCCACCGCGAATCTTTCGCCCGGCGCTTCCCGATGTTGCCGGGTGTGAACTTCGAATATACCTGGGGCGGTGCACTGGCCTTGTCGCGCAACCACATGGGCTTCTTCGGCAAGTTGGCGCCGAATGTGGTGGGCGCATTGTGCTGCAACGGCCTGGGCGTTACCCGTGGCACCGTCACCGGCAAGTTGCTGGCCGACTGGCTTGCGGGTGACAAGAACGAAATGATCGAGTTTCTGCTCAATGCCCCCGGGCCTTGTGCGAACCCGCCGCAGCCCTTGGTTTCCCTGGGCTTGAACGCCAACCTGATGTGGGGGCAGTTCCGCGCTGGCAAGGAAAGCTGA
- a CDS encoding YgaP-like transmembrane domain — translation MLDIHSSKGAAQHNVHGLERVGSLAGGALMFTKGLRHGGLIGLLQMVVGGLAVARGVSGHCSTKAWWQKHRKEYHRLRSDIERSAAELEVLRASAEAATRGVSVTGKDPLTGR, via the coding sequence ATGCTTGATATCCATTCATCCAAGGGAGCGGCGCAACATAATGTCCATGGCCTGGAACGGGTCGGCTCACTCGCTGGCGGTGCGCTGATGTTCACCAAGGGGTTGCGCCACGGTGGGCTGATTGGGCTGTTGCAGATGGTGGTCGGTGGCCTGGCAGTGGCCCGCGGGGTCAGCGGGCATTGCTCGACCAAGGCCTGGTGGCAGAAGCATCGGAAGGAATATCACCGCTTGCGTTCGGATATCGAGCGCAGTGCGGCGGAGCTGGAGGTGCTCAGGGCCAGTGCCGAGGCGGCTACCCGGGGGGTGAGCGTGACCGGCAAGGATCCTTTGACTGGCCGTTGA
- a CDS encoding RNA methyltransferase has translation MANKRYSCIGLFNPKSAENVGSVMRAAGCYGVNSVFYTGKRYERARDFVTDTKRVHYDIPLIGIDDLQRIIPLGCTPVAVELVDGARPLPEYTHPDRAIYIFGPEDGSLSEEVRGWCEETIYIPTEGCMNLAATVNVVLYDRMAKGLNTRSGPKFK, from the coding sequence GTGGCAAACAAACGGTACAGCTGCATCGGCCTGTTCAACCCCAAGTCTGCGGAGAACGTCGGTTCGGTGATGCGCGCAGCGGGTTGCTACGGCGTCAATTCGGTATTCTACACCGGCAAGCGCTATGAACGCGCGCGCGACTTCGTCACCGACACCAAGCGGGTGCACTACGACATTCCGCTGATCGGCATCGACGACCTGCAACGCATCATTCCCCTGGGTTGCACGCCAGTGGCGGTGGAGCTGGTGGACGGCGCACGGCCGCTGCCTGAATACACCCACCCGGACCGGGCGATCTATATCTTCGGGCCTGAGGATGGCTCGTTGAGCGAGGAAGTGCGGGGCTGGTGCGAAGAGACCATCTACATCCCCACCGAAGGCTGCATGAACCTGGCGGCGACGGTGAATGTGGTGCTGTATGACCGCATGGCCAAGGGGCTGAATACCCGGTCGGGCCCCAAATTCAAATAA
- a CDS encoding YajD family HNH nuclease gives MSSASTSAATARLDRILADAKRDKEMGYRDKALKMYPHVCGRCAREFSGKRLSELTVHHRDHNHDNNPQDGSNWELLCLYCHDNEHSRYTDQQYFSEGSTSTPSIAKATHNPFAGLAGMLKKD, from the coding sequence ATGAGTTCGGCTTCCACCTCCGCCGCCACCGCCCGCCTCGATCGCATCCTCGCCGACGCCAAGCGCGACAAGGAGATGGGCTACCGCGACAAGGCCCTGAAAATGTACCCGCACGTGTGCGGCCGCTGCGCCCGCGAGTTCTCTGGCAAGCGCCTGAGCGAGCTGACCGTGCACCACCGTGACCACAACCACGACAACAACCCGCAGGACGGCTCCAACTGGGAGCTGCTGTGCCTGTACTGCCACGACAACGAGCACTCGCGCTACACCGATCAACAGTATTTCAGCGAAGGCTCGACCAGCACCCCGAGCATCGCCAAGGCCACCCATAACCCGTTCGCCGGGCTGGCAGGCATGCTCAAGAAAGACTGA
- a CDS encoding dihydrodipicolinate synthase family protein, translating into MKFEGIYTPAITPLAADGSIDKAAFAEVLEYLVESKIHGVIIGGSTGEYYAHTTQERIELAAQAKDVLNGRLPLIVGTGGIRTEDAVAFAQHAKEIKADALLVGTPPYALPTQQEIALHVKAVDAAAGLPIMLYNYPGRMSVSMGEEFFDAVADVKNIVAIKESSGDMAQLHRLAIKRPSIQLSCGWDDQALEFFAWGAKSWVCAGSNFIPREHVALYEACVIEKDFDKGRKIMAAMMPLMDFLEGGKFVQAIKNGVALNGLKTGGVRKPLYDLDDAEKAELKRVVSELKATIAQIK; encoded by the coding sequence GTGAAATTCGAAGGCATCTACACCCCGGCAATCACTCCGCTGGCTGCGGACGGCTCGATCGACAAGGCGGCGTTCGCCGAAGTGCTCGAATACCTGGTCGAGTCGAAGATCCACGGCGTCATCATCGGCGGCTCCACCGGCGAGTACTACGCCCACACCACCCAGGAGCGCATCGAGCTGGCCGCCCAGGCCAAGGACGTGCTCAACGGCCGCCTGCCACTGATCGTCGGCACCGGTGGCATCCGCACCGAAGACGCCGTGGCCTTCGCCCAGCACGCCAAGGAAATCAAGGCCGACGCGCTGCTGGTCGGCACCCCGCCGTACGCACTGCCGACCCAGCAGGAAATCGCCCTGCACGTCAAAGCCGTGGACGCTGCTGCCGGCCTGCCGATCATGCTCTACAACTACCCGGGCCGCATGAGCGTGAGCATGGGTGAAGAGTTCTTCGACGCCGTGGCCGACGTGAAAAACATCGTCGCCATCAAGGAAAGCTCCGGTGACATGGCCCAGCTGCACCGCCTGGCCATCAAGCGCCCGAGCATCCAGCTGTCGTGCGGCTGGGACGACCAGGCCCTGGAATTCTTTGCCTGGGGCGCCAAGAGCTGGGTCTGCGCCGGCTCCAACTTCATCCCGCGCGAGCACGTGGCCCTGTACGAGGCTTGCGTGATCGAGAAGGACTTCGACAAGGGCCGCAAGATCATGGCCGCCATGATGCCGCTGATGGACTTCCTTGAAGGTGGCAAGTTTGTCCAGGCGATCAAGAACGGCGTTGCCCTGAACGGCCTGAAGACTGGCGGCGTGCGCAAGCCACTGTACGACCTGGATGACGCCGAGAAGGCCGAACTCAAGCGCGTGGTCAGCGAACTGAAGGCCACCATCGCCCAGATCAAATAA
- a CDS encoding aldehyde dehydrogenase: MAELLSKEQYAAIAADLQLRTKAFIDGEFRDAISGRTFVTTNPATGKQLAEVAACDVNDVNVAVAAAKRVFEEGTWSKMQPNDRKHVLQKFAQLLEDNAHELAVLEALDSGKPVSECQTVDVPETIHTIRWHAELIDKIYDATAPTGNAAVTMVVREAIGVVGLVLPWNFPLLMLAWKIAPSLAAGCSIVVKPAKETTLSALRVAELAHEAGIPAGVFNLVPGGGREVGEAIGRHMDIPMVSFTGSTDTGRLFLKYAAESNLKRIVLELGGKNPAVVMNDCEDLDEVAQFVTAGAFWNMGENCSASSRLIVHKDVKDELLGLIAKHLKDWKLGDPLDPDNRLGAMVSKSHFEKVKSYLEYAAEQKLSIVQGGETEEGVFVQPTIVDNVGRDNKLFVEEIFGPVLSVTSFETIDEAIELANDTVYGLAASAYTGSLRNALRLSREIRAGVVTVNCFGEGDVTTPFGGYKESGFGGRDKSIWAHDQYTELKTIWINAS, encoded by the coding sequence ATGGCTGAATTGCTGAGCAAGGAACAATACGCGGCCATCGCCGCCGACCTGCAGCTGCGCACCAAGGCGTTCATCGACGGTGAATTCCGCGATGCCATCTCAGGCCGCACTTTCGTCACCACCAACCCGGCCACCGGCAAGCAGCTGGCTGAGGTCGCCGCCTGCGACGTCAACGACGTCAACGTTGCGGTGGCTGCGGCCAAGCGCGTGTTCGAAGAGGGCACCTGGTCGAAGATGCAGCCGAACGACCGCAAGCACGTGCTGCAGAAGTTCGCCCAGCTGCTGGAAGACAACGCCCACGAACTGGCGGTGCTGGAAGCGCTGGACAGCGGCAAGCCGGTCAGCGAGTGCCAGACCGTGGACGTGCCGGAAACCATCCACACCATCCGCTGGCACGCCGAGCTGATCGACAAGATCTACGACGCCACGGCCCCGACCGGCAATGCCGCCGTGACCATGGTGGTGCGTGAGGCCATTGGCGTGGTCGGCCTGGTACTGCCGTGGAACTTCCCGCTGCTGATGCTGGCCTGGAAGATCGCCCCGTCGCTGGCCGCTGGTTGCTCGATCGTGGTCAAGCCGGCCAAGGAAACCACCCTCAGCGCCCTGCGCGTGGCCGAACTGGCCCATGAGGCGGGCATTCCTGCAGGCGTGTTCAACCTGGTGCCTGGCGGTGGCCGTGAAGTGGGCGAAGCCATTGGCCGCCACATGGACATCCCGATGGTCAGCTTTACCGGTTCCACCGACACTGGCCGCCTGTTCCTGAAGTACGCTGCCGAGTCCAACCTCAAGCGCATCGTCCTGGAGCTGGGTGGCAAGAACCCGGCCGTGGTCATGAACGACTGCGAAGACCTCGACGAAGTGGCCCAGTTCGTCACCGCCGGTGCCTTCTGGAACATGGGTGAGAACTGCTCGGCGTCCTCGCGCCTGATCGTCCACAAGGACGTCAAGGACGAGCTGCTGGGCCTGATCGCCAAGCACCTGAAGGACTGGAAACTGGGCGACCCGCTCGACCCGGACAACCGCCTGGGCGCGATGGTCAGCAAGTCGCACTTCGAAAAGGTGAAGTCGTACCTGGAATACGCTGCCGAGCAGAAACTCAGCATCGTTCAGGGTGGCGAGACCGAGGAAGGCGTGTTCGTGCAGCCGACCATCGTCGACAACGTTGGCCGCGACAACAAGCTGTTCGTCGAGGAAATCTTTGGCCCGGTGCTGAGCGTGACCAGCTTCGAGACCATTGACGAGGCGATCGAGCTGGCCAACGACACCGTCTACGGCCTGGCCGCCTCGGCCTACACCGGCAGCCTGCGCAATGCGCTGCGCCTGTCGCGTGAAATCCGCGCGGGCGTGGTGACGGTCAACTGCTTCGGCGAAGGTGATGTGACCACGCCGTTCGGTGGCTACAAGGAGTCTGGCTTTGGTGGGCGCGACAAGTCCATCTGGGCCCACGACCAGTACACGGAGCTGAAGACCATCTGGATCAACGCTTCGTGA
- a CDS encoding GntR family transcriptional regulator, translating into MKATVQPLAAEVPQDRKAVLAEALRRRILSMELAPGAVVDELALCDEFGLSRPPVRELLRQIAAEGYIELEANRAPRVAAMNHESLHSFYVAAPLIYVATTQLAATYASADEIEVLKAIQAKFRQAIEERDVENRVLYNDAFHLEIGKMAHNDYLMPSLRRLLIDHTRLGKIFYRHPTTDDMQRDLEIACEQHEQIIEAIERRDAPAAGQLAREHMELSRRRMAEYAAPQGLDVPIQI; encoded by the coding sequence ATGAAAGCCACCGTCCAACCACTCGCTGCAGAAGTGCCGCAGGACCGCAAAGCCGTCCTTGCCGAAGCGCTGCGCCGCCGGATCCTCAGCATGGAACTGGCCCCGGGCGCCGTGGTGGACGAACTGGCGTTGTGCGACGAGTTCGGCCTGTCGCGCCCCCCCGTCCGTGAGCTGCTGCGCCAGATTGCCGCCGAAGGCTACATCGAGCTGGAAGCCAACCGCGCGCCTCGCGTCGCCGCCATGAACCACGAGTCGCTGCACAGCTTCTACGTTGCCGCGCCGCTTATCTACGTTGCCACCACCCAGCTGGCCGCCACCTACGCCAGTGCTGATGAAATCGAAGTGCTCAAGGCCATCCAGGCCAAATTCCGCCAGGCCATCGAAGAGCGCGACGTGGAAAACCGCGTGCTCTACAACGACGCCTTCCACCTGGAAATCGGCAAGATGGCGCACAACGATTACCTGATGCCAAGCCTGCGCCGCCTGCTCATCGACCATACCCGCCTGGGCAAGATTTTCTACCGCCATCCGACAACCGACGACATGCAGCGGGACCTCGAGATTGCCTGTGAGCAGCACGAACAGATCATCGAGGCCATCGAGCGCCGTGATGCACCGGCCGCTGGCCAGCTGGCCCGCGAGCACATGGAGCTGTCGCGTCGGCGCATGGCCGAGTACGCCGCACCACAAGGGCTGGATGTACCGATTCAGATATGA